One Streptomyces sp. 1331.2 genomic window, CCCTGGCCTCGCCTTGTGTGATGGGCCCGTCACTGGATGTGCTGGCGAGTGCAGGGCCGACCACCGGCCCTCCGAAGAGGAGCTGCACTTCATGAAGATCCCTGTGAGCACTGACGTCACGGTCCGGGACAAGTCCGCCTGGGTCCGCTGGCTGCCCAACGCCCTGCCGGCGGCCGGCTACATCACGCTGGACAACTCCTCGGACCAGCGCCTCGACATCACCAAGATCACGAGCCCCCGATTACCAGAAGATCACGATCTACCAGACCACCACCGAGAGCGAGACCTCGAAGATGGTCAAACTGGACAAGGTCACCCTGTCCGCCAAGGGCGGCTTCGCCTTCACGCCGGGCGAGCACCACCTCATGCTGGAGAAGCCGACCCGCCTGATCAAGCCCGGCGACAACGCCAAGATCGTCTTCTTCCTGAGCGACGGCAAGGTCTTCAAGGCCCGCATCCCCGTGCGCACCTCCCCCGAGCTGTACTGACCCGCCCACGCACCCAGGAGAGCCGGACATGACCGTCTTCCACCTCGACCTCGGCGACAACCGGACCGAACCGCTGGACTCCGTCGCCCAGCTCGAACTCATCAACACCCCCGTCGACCTCGACACCTACCTCTCCGGTGACTACCGGGCCCCCGTGCCGCTGTGGGGCAGCGTGGTCCTCACCCGCGGCGACGACCGCCACGCCGCCACCACTCAGTGGGTCGAGGACGTCGAGAACACCGCCACCCACCAGGACGTCGTCCTCATCGCCGGCGACCCCGCCGACCCCACCTCCCGCCGCGTCCGCCTCGCCGACGCCTGGGCCAGCGCCACCTACCACCTCGACGAGGACGACGACCCCGACGCCTTCGCCATCACCTTCGCCGACATCACCGTAGAGAAGTAACCCACCCCACCCACCAGCAACGCAGGGCGGGCCCGTCACAGGCCATGGGCCCGCCCGCGTCAGCGAAGGGCTGCCCGCCTCGCTGCGCCTCCGCCTGGCCTGCTTGCCGCCAGGGTCGTCTCGCGCCGCCGCGGCCCTGGATGCTCGCCGCAACGACGTGGACGGCCGGGAGCAGGCCGAGGGTGTCGGTGACGATGAACCTCTTGCGGCCCTTGACCTTCTTGCCCGCGTCGAAGCCCCTCCAGGCAGCGGGACGGTGTCGGCGGTGCGGACCGACTGCGAGTCGATCAGGTCCGCACTCGGCTCTGCGTCGCGGCCATCGGCTTCACGGTGCCACCACGTGAAGTACCAGTACACCGTTGGCCACGGGGCGAAGTCCTTCGGA contains:
- a CDS encoding copper chaperone PCu(A)C translates to MTSRSGTSPPGSAGCPTPCRRPATSRWTTPRTSASTSPRSRAPDYQKITIYQTTTESETSKMVKLDKVTLSAKGGFAFTPGEHHLMLEKPTRLIKPGDNAKIVFFLSDGKVFKARIPVRTSPELY